One Novosphingobium sp. G106 DNA segment encodes these proteins:
- a CDS encoding zinc-binding dehydrogenase: MIANLPSHGTRLLSTLGADGTLRLGLAELPVDQPGEDEVVMRLEAVPINPSDLMTLLAAGNPADGQFSAGEVAIPLPPEALPAYAGRVGAPLEPGLAGAGTVVAAGRNCEQMIGQQVTALSLRRGTFGQYATVSTGEFAPLPAGTSPRDGADAFCNPMTALAIAETVRLDGHKAVVHTAAASNLGRMLVAICREDGIPLVNVVRRAEQAQILADLGAEHICNSSAPDFAAQLRAAIAATGATIAFDAIGGGDTPGMLMEAMEDVAAAQMGFYSPYGSMTLTQVNIYGHLDVSPTVLHNERYGMLWSVNNWALPQTIGRVGPERAAAMQARVLAGLKTTFASHYTREISLAEALERDTMLAYARMATGEKFLINPTL, translated from the coding sequence ATGATCGCCAACCTGCCCAGCCACGGAACCCGGCTGCTTTCGACACTCGGCGCCGACGGAACGCTGCGTCTCGGCCTGGCCGAGCTCCCGGTCGACCAGCCAGGCGAAGACGAGGTGGTCATGCGGCTGGAAGCGGTGCCGATCAACCCATCGGATCTCATGACACTACTTGCCGCGGGCAACCCGGCCGACGGCCAGTTCAGCGCAGGCGAAGTGGCCATTCCACTCCCGCCCGAGGCCCTTCCCGCCTACGCCGGGCGCGTCGGCGCGCCGCTCGAACCCGGGCTTGCCGGCGCGGGCACGGTCGTTGCCGCGGGCAGGAACTGCGAGCAGATGATCGGCCAACAGGTGACGGCGCTGTCGCTGCGGCGCGGGACTTTCGGGCAATATGCCACGGTCTCGACCGGCGAGTTCGCACCGCTGCCCGCCGGCACCTCGCCGCGCGACGGCGCCGACGCCTTCTGCAACCCGATGACCGCGCTCGCCATTGCCGAGACCGTGCGGCTCGATGGCCACAAGGCGGTGGTCCATACCGCCGCCGCCTCGAACCTCGGGCGCATGCTCGTCGCGATCTGCCGCGAGGACGGCATTCCGCTGGTCAATGTCGTGCGCCGCGCCGAGCAGGCGCAGATCCTCGCCGATCTGGGCGCCGAACATATCTGCAATTCCTCCGCCCCCGATTTCGCCGCGCAACTGCGCGCCGCGATCGCGGCGACCGGCGCGACGATCGCCTTCGACGCGATCGGCGGCGGCGATACGCCGGGCATGCTGATGGAAGCGATGGAGGACGTGGCCGCCGCGCAGATGGGCTTCTACAGCCCCTACGGCTCGATGACGCTGACCCAGGTCAACATCTACGGCCACCTCGATGTCTCGCCGACCGTGCTTCACAACGAGCGTTACGGCATGCTCTGGTCGGTCAACAACTGGGCCCTGCCGCAAACCATCGGCCGAGTCGGGCCCGAGCGGGCGGCCGCGATGCAGGCGCGCGTGCTCGCGGGGCTCAAGACCACTTTCGCCAGCCACTACACCCGCGAGATCTCGCTGGCCGAGGCGCTCGAGCGCGACACGATGCTGGCCTACGCGCGAATGGCGACGGGCGAGAAGTTCCTGATCAATCCGACGCTCTGA
- a CDS encoding TetR family transcriptional regulator, with amino-acid sequence MAKGRMTEDATMAAEQEQPRRKRRSSEEVADRILDAAAEEFELAGYAGATTAAIARRAEVTEAQIFRFYGSKQELFRAAIFKPLNRHLVAFHEANQGPLGDTQTMRDMARRYINELQDFMAQHSRMFMSLIVATAYSPEATNPVSDMEGLRAYFEQGAKTMTSRMGDSVPVDPKLMVRVSFVAVLASLMFKDWLFPADMATDEEIRDAIAGFVIDGIMANEEK; translated from the coding sequence GTGGCGAAAGGCCGGATGACCGAGGACGCGACCATGGCCGCAGAGCAGGAGCAGCCGCGGCGCAAGCGTCGCTCGTCGGAAGAAGTCGCCGATCGCATCCTCGATGCCGCGGCTGAAGAGTTCGAGCTCGCCGGCTATGCTGGAGCCACTACCGCCGCCATCGCCCGCCGGGCCGAAGTCACCGAAGCGCAGATCTTCCGGTTCTACGGATCGAAGCAGGAGCTGTTCCGCGCGGCCATCTTCAAGCCGCTCAACCGCCATCTCGTTGCCTTCCATGAGGCAAACCAGGGCCCGCTCGGCGACACGCAGACGATGCGCGACATGGCGCGCCGCTATATCAACGAGTTGCAGGACTTCATGGCGCAGCATTCACGCATGTTCATGTCGTTGATCGTCGCCACCGCCTATTCGCCCGAGGCGACCAATCCGGTCAGCGACATGGAAGGCCTGCGCGCCTATTTCGAGCAAGGCGCCAAGACGATGACCAGCCGGATGGGGGACAGCGTGCCGGTCGATCCCAAGCTGATGGTGCGCGTGTCCTTCGTCGCCGTGCTCGCCAGCCTGATGTTCAAGGACTGGCTGTTTCCTGCGGACATGGCCACCGACGAAGAAATCCGCGATGCGATCGCGGGCTTCGTCATCGACGGCATCATGGCCAACGAGGAAAAGTGA
- the htpX gene encoding zinc metalloprotease HtpX, with protein sequence MNGMKTAMLLAALTALFMALGYMFGGTGGATIALIFAAGMNLLTYWNADKLVLRMHHAREVDAASAPEFYGLVAELARRAAIPMPRVYLVDDPSPNAFATGRNPENAAVAATTGLLSMLSHEEVAGVMAHELGHVRNRDTLIMTMVATIAGAISMIANFGLFFGHGENRPNPLVAILAVFMAPFAAMIVQMAISRTREFGADRAGAEISGNPRALASALAKIAGPAQRMPSAASQGNPAAAQLYIVPTQVSELFSTHPATEKRIAALMALEGTPTAAPAPQPVRRSALDPNRTR encoded by the coding sequence GTGAACGGAATGAAGACGGCCATGCTGCTGGCGGCGCTGACGGCGCTGTTCATGGCGCTCGGCTATATGTTCGGCGGTACGGGCGGCGCAACGATCGCACTGATCTTCGCGGCGGGCATGAACCTGCTCACCTACTGGAATGCCGACAAGCTGGTCCTGCGGATGCACCACGCGCGCGAGGTCGACGCGGCCAGCGCGCCCGAGTTCTACGGGCTCGTGGCGGAGCTTGCCCGCCGCGCGGCGATCCCGATGCCCAGGGTCTACCTGGTCGACGATCCCAGCCCCAACGCCTTTGCCACCGGCCGCAACCCGGAGAATGCCGCGGTGGCAGCGACGACTGGCCTGCTGTCGATGCTGAGCCACGAGGAAGTCGCCGGCGTCATGGCGCACGAGCTCGGCCATGTCCGCAACCGCGACACCTTGATTATGACCATGGTCGCGACGATCGCCGGCGCCATTTCGATGATCGCCAATTTCGGCCTGTTCTTCGGCCACGGCGAAAACCGGCCCAACCCGCTGGTGGCGATTCTGGCGGTCTTCATGGCGCCCTTTGCGGCGATGATCGTGCAGATGGCGATCAGCCGCACGCGCGAATTCGGGGCGGACCGTGCCGGTGCCGAGATCAGCGGCAATCCCCGCGCGCTTGCCTCGGCGTTGGCCAAGATCGCCGGGCCGGCGCAGCGCATGCCGAGCGCGGCATCGCAGGGCAATCCCGCGGCGGCGCAGCTGTATATCGTGCCGACGCAGGTGTCCGAGCTGTTCTCGACACACCCGGCGACCGAAAAGCGCATTGCCGCGCTGATGGCGCTGGAGGGCACGCCGACAGCCGCCCCAGCCCCGCAGCCCGTACGGCGTTCGGCGCTCGATCCCAACCGGACGCGTTGA
- a CDS encoding amidohydrolase: protein MTGEEIALEPERPIIDPHLHFWDIRPKTGAAQHFLFPECLTMVAAAGHNITHSVFVECGQMYRQDASPELACVGETEFVTGIAAMSASGNYGPARYAHRIVGSADLTLGARVRPVLEAHMAVAGERFRGIRMPLVYNEAGLFGFPCDPVLKGMMLRPDFREGARVLAELDLSLDVWCVHSQLPELIALADALPDLAIVLDHVGTPLGDDRAAWDSAIAELARRPNVRVKLGGMGMDLTGPIPAGTGNGRSEDLARQWRPLVETCIAAFGPTRAMFESNFPPDKAAASYGATWNAFKLIAKDYSEDEKDRLFRGTAAETYRI, encoded by the coding sequence ATGACCGGCGAGGAAATAGCGCTAGAGCCTGAGCGACCGATCATCGATCCGCACCTCCACTTCTGGGATATCCGGCCGAAGACGGGCGCCGCCCAGCACTTCCTTTTTCCCGAATGCCTGACGATGGTCGCGGCCGCGGGGCACAATATAACGCATTCGGTCTTCGTCGAATGCGGCCAGATGTACCGTCAGGATGCGTCGCCGGAGCTCGCCTGCGTCGGCGAGACCGAATTCGTCACCGGCATCGCGGCGATGAGCGCCAGCGGCAACTACGGTCCCGCGCGCTATGCCCATCGCATCGTCGGCAGCGCCGACCTCACGCTCGGAGCGCGCGTGCGGCCCGTGCTGGAGGCGCATATGGCAGTTGCCGGCGAGCGCTTCCGCGGCATTCGCATGCCTCTGGTATACAACGAAGCTGGCCTGTTCGGCTTTCCCTGCGATCCCGTGCTGAAGGGCATGATGCTCCGGCCCGACTTCCGCGAGGGCGCCCGGGTTTTGGCGGAGCTCGATCTCAGCCTCGACGTCTGGTGCGTCCACAGCCAGCTGCCCGAACTCATCGCGTTGGCCGATGCACTGCCCGATCTGGCTATCGTGCTCGACCACGTCGGCACGCCGCTGGGCGACGATCGCGCCGCATGGGATTCGGCCATTGCCGAACTGGCGCGGCGGCCCAATGTTCGGGTCAAGCTCGGCGGCATGGGCATGGACCTGACGGGCCCTATCCCCGCCGGCACAGGGAATGGGCGTTCGGAAGACCTGGCGCGGCAATGGCGGCCGCTCGTCGAGACCTGCATCGCCGCCTTCGGCCCGACGCGCGCGATGTTCGAAAGCAACTTCCCGCCCGACAAGGCCGCCGCCAGCTACGGCGCGACCTGGAACGCGTTTAAGCTCATCGCTAAGGACTATTCCGAGGACGAGAAGGACCGCCTGTTCCGCGGCACCGCGGCGGAAACCTACCGAATCTGA
- a CDS encoding aromatic ring-hydroxylating dioxygenase subunit alpha, with protein sequence MLKSADTGLRAVPFPMDDPERVPAQRYYDPEFYQMELDHFWPHVWQMACRLEQIPDEGDWIEYSNVGKSIIIVNTGAGGIKAYHNACRHRGVPIAGMPKAGELGTADHGNCKQSGFVCPFHGWRFDMHGENTLVYGKQLFSEHQLQHADLNLVPCRTEIAIGAVWINFDNEAPSVRDSIGPLIDRLEAHNVHKLRTEWCFGTVLPANWKLAMEAFMEGYHVMKTHPQLYAATGNMYDDRYGSGHKRDPNEDAHVRKASAGATLREALDAQMLSMELLSEGMAGMLHAKEVEIARGLLNVEGLPEDVGQAIPMWYGMVANEITKQLQARGEPVPNLCEVMVSDPVNAVEFLFPHYFLLPYFSSYSAYRIRPLGPESCFFEIYSLTMFPEGEEPEPVMGATVLPYDSAEFPPIPRQDYSNIPINQIGLHAKGFEFMRLSKDVEGMISNYQRILDGYLAGVPQEKLAKANQLLGGNFDGKIHEFDF encoded by the coding sequence GTGCTTAAATCAGCTGACACGGGCCTGCGGGCCGTTCCGTTCCCCATGGACGACCCGGAGCGCGTTCCGGCACAGCGCTATTACGATCCGGAATTCTACCAGATGGAGTTGGATCACTTCTGGCCGCACGTCTGGCAGATGGCCTGCCGGCTCGAACAGATCCCCGACGAAGGCGATTGGATCGAATACAGCAACGTCGGCAAGTCGATCATCATCGTCAATACCGGCGCCGGCGGCATCAAGGCCTATCACAATGCCTGCCGCCACCGCGGCGTGCCGATCGCCGGCATGCCCAAAGCCGGTGAACTGGGCACGGCCGATCACGGCAACTGCAAGCAGTCGGGCTTCGTCTGCCCGTTCCACGGCTGGCGCTTCGACATGCATGGCGAGAATACGCTCGTCTATGGCAAGCAGCTGTTCTCCGAGCATCAGCTCCAGCACGCCGATCTCAACCTGGTTCCGTGCCGCACCGAGATCGCGATCGGCGCCGTCTGGATCAACTTCGACAACGAGGCGCCGTCGGTGCGCGACAGTATCGGTCCGCTGATCGACCGGCTCGAGGCCCACAACGTCCACAAGCTCCGCACGGAATGGTGCTTCGGGACGGTGCTGCCGGCAAACTGGAAGCTCGCCATGGAAGCCTTCATGGAAGGCTATCACGTCATGAAGACGCATCCGCAGCTCTATGCGGCGACGGGCAACATGTACGACGACCGCTACGGCTCGGGGCACAAGCGCGATCCGAACGAGGATGCGCATGTGCGTAAGGCCTCGGCCGGCGCGACGCTGCGCGAGGCCCTCGATGCCCAGATGCTGAGCATGGAACTGCTGAGCGAAGGCATGGCCGGCATGCTGCATGCCAAGGAGGTCGAAATCGCCCGCGGGCTGCTGAACGTCGAAGGTCTGCCCGAAGACGTCGGCCAGGCGATTCCGATGTGGTACGGCATGGTCGCAAACGAGATCACCAAGCAGCTTCAGGCCAGAGGTGAGCCGGTGCCGAACCTATGCGAGGTGATGGTTTCCGACCCGGTCAATGCGGTGGAGTTTCTCTTCCCGCACTACTTCCTGCTGCCCTACTTCAGCAGCTATTCCGCCTACCGCATCCGCCCGCTTGGCCCGGAAAGCTGCTTCTTCGAAATCTACTCGCTGACCATGTTCCCCGAGGGTGAAGAGCCGGAGCCGGTGATGGGGGCGACCGTGCTGCCTTACGACAGCGCTGAATTCCCGCCGATTCCGCGGCAGGACTATTCGAACATCCCGATCAACCAGATCGGCCTGCACGCCAAGGGCTTCGAGTTCATGCGCCTGTCGAAAGACGTGGAGGGCATGATCAGCAACTACCAGCGGATCCTCGACGGCTACCTCGCCGGCGTGCCGCAGGAGAAGCTCGCCAAGGCAAACCAACTGCTCGGCGGCAACTTCGACGGAAAGATCCACGAGTTCGATTTCTGA
- a CDS encoding nuclear transport factor 2 family protein codes for MDAELQEMLEHHRIRKVLAEYCRGSDRCDEPLMASAYASDSWDDHGIVRAPGDEFSRIMCGMVADTTETLSHSLGQSLITLDGDEAGAETYFLAVARDTAPDGTPMCNQLGGRFVDRLIREDGRWKVKHRIAVRDWSVAIPLTYDWESSNTLTPGARSDADPSYGVLRTRHGFMPA; via the coding sequence ATGGACGCAGAGCTGCAGGAAATGCTCGAACACCACCGGATCCGCAAGGTGCTGGCCGAATACTGCCGCGGATCGGACCGCTGCGACGAGCCGCTGATGGCGAGCGCCTATGCGTCGGACAGCTGGGACGATCACGGCATCGTCCGCGCGCCGGGCGACGAATTCTCGCGGATCATGTGCGGCATGGTGGCCGATACCACCGAAACTCTGTCGCATTCGCTGGGCCAGTCGCTGATCACGCTCGACGGCGACGAGGCCGGGGCGGAAACCTATTTCCTGGCCGTCGCCCGCGACACCGCGCCAGACGGCACGCCGATGTGCAACCAACTCGGCGGCCGCTTCGTCGACAGGCTAATCCGCGAAGACGGGCGCTGGAAGGTCAAGCACCGGATCGCGGTGCGCGACTGGTCGGTCGCGATCCCGCTGACCTACGACTGGGAATCGTCGAACACGCTGACGCCGGGGGCGCGCTCGGACGCCGATCCGTCTTACGGCGTCCTGCGCACGCGGCACGGCTTCATGCCGGCCTAG
- a CDS encoding DUF1214 domain-containing protein translates to MITRRRWPLGLAAIALAALSWTARAAAAPTDPATQQGAVAGWQDFVESLRTLPDRMLAKLPEPMRNDPQMQQEVARLALEALASQTLDAIAGDGDAPQFMPSIGQVLNIGQPNADTIYRSAHITPGGAYRLRGIRGNVSLAIIQQVLPPTDPNRGAAAQLDLATVKVDKDGRFDVLVSPTKPAGYAGDWWELSPSATRLMIRMVSADWAKEVDPTLSIERLDKPIGRPRPSATLLEGRLRALPGQIDFIAQLFVDHVDKLRKQGVVNQVKVFNPPFSILKGQFYYEGTYDLKDDEALIIESNIPTKCNYRSLILTNEIYETTDWYNNHASLNGAQAAPDPDGKLRIVVSAKDPGAKNWLDTSGYPTGMIQGRWTGCDSEPIPNVQKVKVAEVLKVLPKGVATVTPAQRQDILRERRRALQERPLW, encoded by the coding sequence ATGATCACCCGCCGCCGCTGGCCCCTGGGCCTTGCCGCCATTGCGCTTGCCGCCTTGTCCTGGACCGCGCGCGCTGCCGCAGCGCCCACCGATCCAGCAACCCAGCAGGGGGCGGTCGCGGGCTGGCAGGACTTCGTCGAGAGCCTGCGCACGCTGCCCGACCGGATGCTCGCGAAGCTGCCCGAGCCGATGCGCAATGATCCGCAGATGCAGCAGGAAGTCGCGCGCCTCGCGCTCGAAGCATTGGCTTCGCAGACACTGGACGCGATTGCAGGCGATGGCGACGCGCCGCAGTTCATGCCGTCGATCGGCCAGGTGCTCAACATTGGCCAGCCTAACGCCGACACGATCTACCGCAGCGCACACATAACGCCGGGGGGGGCCTATCGCCTGCGCGGGATACGCGGGAACGTCTCGCTGGCGATCATCCAGCAGGTCCTGCCGCCGACCGATCCCAATCGCGGTGCCGCCGCGCAGCTCGATCTCGCGACGGTCAAAGTCGACAAGGACGGGCGCTTCGACGTGCTGGTCAGCCCGACCAAGCCGGCCGGCTACGCAGGGGACTGGTGGGAGTTGAGCCCGAGTGCGACCCGCCTGATGATCCGCATGGTCAGCGCCGACTGGGCCAAGGAAGTCGATCCGACCCTGTCGATCGAACGGCTGGACAAACCGATCGGCCGGCCGCGGCCTTCGGCGACGCTGCTGGAAGGCCGGCTGCGCGCCTTGCCCGGTCAGATCGATTTCATTGCCCAACTCTTTGTCGATCACGTGGACAAATTGCGCAAGCAGGGCGTGGTCAACCAGGTGAAGGTGTTCAACCCGCCTTTCTCCATCCTCAAAGGGCAGTTCTACTACGAAGGCACCTACGACCTGAAGGACGACGAGGCGCTGATCATCGAGTCGAACATCCCGACCAAGTGCAACTATCGCTCGCTGATCCTCACCAACGAGATCTACGAGACCACCGACTGGTACAACAACCACGCCAGCCTCAATGGCGCCCAGGCCGCGCCCGACCCTGACGGCAAGCTGCGCATCGTCGTTTCGGCGAAGGATCCAGGCGCGAAGAATTGGCTCGATACTTCAGGCTATCCAACCGGCATGATTCAAGGTCGCTGGACCGGCTGCGACAGTGAGCCGATCCCGAACGTGCAGAAGGTCAAGGTGGCCGAGGTGCTCAAGGTGCTGCCTAAGGGCGTGGCGACCGTGACTCCGGCGCAGCGGCAGGACATTCTGCGCGAGCGGCGTCGGGCACTCCAGGAACGCCCGCTGTGGTGA
- the apaG gene encoding Co2+/Mg2+ efflux protein ApaG — MKELFQHAAITPVSVIDASGGAQAPSSGGITVRVAVNFLPEQSRIEAEKWFWVYHIRIENDSDETVQLMTRHWRITDGRGMVNFVDGDGVVGEQPVLKPGQSHDYVSGCPLTTPQGSMEGHYTFRRRDGSDFQAAIPFFPLAAPATAG; from the coding sequence ATGAAGGAGCTATTTCAGCACGCCGCGATCACGCCGGTCAGCGTCATTGACGCCAGTGGCGGCGCGCAGGCACCGTCGAGCGGCGGGATCACCGTCCGCGTGGCGGTGAATTTCCTGCCGGAACAGTCGCGGATCGAGGCCGAGAAGTGGTTCTGGGTCTATCATATCCGGATCGAGAACGACTCGGACGAGACCGTCCAACTGATGACCCGTCATTGGCGAATCACCGATGGCCGCGGGATGGTCAACTTCGTCGACGGCGACGGCGTGGTGGGTGAGCAGCCGGTGCTCAAGCCGGGGCAGAGCCACGACTACGTCTCGGGCTGCCCCCTGACGACGCCGCAGGGGTCGATGGAAGGCCACTACACCTTCCGCCGCCGCGACGGTTCGGATTTCCAGGCGGCGATCCCGTTCTTCCCGCTCGCTGCGCCCGCCACTGCGGGTTGA
- a CDS encoding SDR family NAD(P)-dependent oxidoreductase produces the protein MERQRELDLTGKTVIITGASRGVGKQAAFDFARRGANVVLAARTVNPDDTLPGTLGETLQQLEALGTGAGAIAVPTDLSKEADLQALVDAAVERFGGVDILVNNAAATTGDYWNIGSLELSREDWLYQFDVNTHAPFSLIQMCWPIMEKRGGGRIVNLTTGSGEVFRLTEEPPKLNAVGKFSLTHPAYYASKRALDRLGNALAPELAAKNIYVVGLHPGLVSTELVAIRVREMGLDDSVAVPMTVPARMIVYFSACENPAEYTGRLFWAERELADMGIELD, from the coding sequence ATGGAACGGCAGCGCGAACTGGATCTCACGGGTAAGACCGTCATCATCACCGGCGCCAGCCGCGGCGTCGGAAAGCAGGCCGCGTTCGACTTCGCCAGGCGCGGCGCCAATGTCGTGCTGGCGGCGCGGACGGTGAACCCCGACGATACCCTGCCGGGCACGCTGGGCGAGACCCTGCAGCAGCTCGAGGCGCTGGGCACCGGCGCGGGCGCGATCGCGGTGCCGACCGACCTCTCGAAAGAGGCCGACCTGCAGGCGCTGGTGGACGCCGCGGTCGAACGGTTCGGCGGGGTCGACATTCTGGTCAACAACGCTGCGGCGACCACCGGCGACTACTGGAACATCGGCTCGCTCGAGCTGTCGCGCGAGGACTGGCTCTACCAGTTCGACGTCAACACCCACGCCCCGTTCAGCCTGATCCAGATGTGCTGGCCGATCATGGAGAAGCGCGGGGGCGGGCGGATCGTCAATCTGACCACCGGTAGCGGCGAGGTCTTCCGCCTGACCGAGGAGCCGCCCAAGCTCAACGCGGTCGGCAAGTTCAGCCTGACCCATCCGGCCTACTACGCCAGCAAGCGTGCGCTCGATCGGCTGGGCAATGCTCTGGCGCCCGAGCTGGCCGCGAAGAACATCTACGTCGTCGGGCTGCATCCGGGGCTCGTCTCGACCGAGCTGGTCGCGATCCGCGTCCGCGAGATGGGGCTCGACGATAGCGTCGCCGTGCCGATGACCGTGCCGGCGCGGATGATCGTCTATTTCTCCGCCTGCGAGAACCCTGCGGAATATACCGGCCGGTTGTTCTGGGCCGAGCGCGAGCTCGCTGACATGGGCATCGAACTAGACTGA
- a CDS encoding PLP-dependent aspartate aminotransferase family protein, producing the protein MKRTTGQDRSITSKWRAATHAVRAGTWRSEQGETSEAIFVNSGYTYDNAAEAAARFAGTAPGMTYSRTQNPSVQMLEERIAMMEGAEACRAQASGMAAMTAALLCQLSVGDHLVAARAMFGPCRWVIDNLLPRFGIIATFVDGRDNTAWEAAIRKETKVFFFETPANPTLDVIDIAFVAALGKAHGITTVVDNAFSTSALQRPLELGADVVAYSATKLMDGQGRVLAGAVCGSKDWIDGKLLPFQRNTGPTLAPFNAWIVLKGLETLELRAFKQSENAVKVGKFVEERVPRILHPGLPSHPQHDLAMKQMAAGGAIFSMLLDGGREQAWAVLDALELIDISNNIGDTRSLICHPASTTHSSIGEEARQSMGVVEGMLRMNVGLEDPDDLIEDLDQAFRKAGL; encoded by the coding sequence ATGAAACGCACTACCGGACAGGACCGCTCGATCACCTCGAAATGGCGCGCCGCCACCCATGCCGTGCGCGCCGGAACCTGGCGCTCTGAACAGGGCGAGACCAGCGAGGCGATCTTCGTCAACTCGGGCTATACATACGACAATGCCGCCGAGGCCGCCGCGCGCTTCGCCGGCACCGCGCCGGGCATGACCTATTCGCGCACGCAGAACCCCAGCGTGCAGATGCTCGAAGAGCGGATCGCGATGATGGAAGGCGCCGAGGCCTGCCGCGCCCAGGCATCGGGCATGGCGGCGATGACCGCGGCGCTGCTCTGCCAGCTGTCGGTGGGCGACCACCTCGTCGCCGCGCGCGCGATGTTCGGCCCCTGCCGCTGGGTGATCGACAACCTGCTGCCGCGTTTCGGCATCATCGCGACTTTCGTCGACGGGCGCGACAACACGGCCTGGGAAGCGGCGATCCGGAAGGAGACCAAGGTCTTCTTCTTCGAGACACCGGCCAACCCGACGCTCGACGTCATCGACATCGCCTTCGTCGCCGCGCTGGGCAAGGCGCACGGCATCACCACTGTGGTCGACAACGCCTTCAGCACCAGCGCGCTGCAGCGCCCGCTCGAACTCGGCGCCGATGTTGTCGCCTATTCGGCGACCAAGCTGATGGACGGGCAGGGCCGTGTGCTCGCCGGCGCGGTCTGCGGATCGAAGGACTGGATCGACGGCAAGCTGCTGCCCTTCCAGCGCAACACCGGGCCGACGCTGGCGCCGTTCAACGCCTGGATCGTGCTCAAGGGTCTGGAGACGCTCGAACTGCGCGCGTTCAAGCAGAGCGAGAATGCGGTCAAGGTCGGCAAGTTCGTCGAAGAGCGCGTGCCGCGCATCCTCCATCCGGGGCTGCCGAGCCACCCGCAGCACGACCTGGCGATGAAGCAGATGGCCGCGGGCGGCGCGATCTTCTCGATGTTGCTCGACGGCGGGCGCGAGCAGGCCTGGGCCGTGCTCGACGCGCTCGAGCTGATCGACATCTCGAACAACATTGGCGACACCCGCTCGCTGATCTGCCACCCGGCCTCGACGACGCACAGCTCGATCGGCGAGGAAGCGCGCCAGTCGATGGGGGTGGTCGAAGGCATGCTGCGGATGAACGTCGGGCTCGAGGATCCGGACGACCTGATCGAGGACCTCGACCAGGCGTTCAGGAAAGCGGGTCTCTGA